DNA from Osmerus mordax isolate fOsmMor3 chromosome 2, fOsmMor3.pri, whole genome shotgun sequence:
TCGTACATCAGCCAGTTGCCCTCCATGACGTTGCAGGACTGGCAGTCAGACATGCGGTGACGATCCATGACGGAGTCACAGTCGTCCATCAGCTCGTGCATCTGGCCTCCGAAGTTCTCCCTCTCGTAGATCCTCATCCTGAATGAGCCTCTGTGCTGTTAGATAGAATTGAAACATAATTCTTAATTTCCTCAAGTTCCTCTGGTCCAAAGGGAGAAAAGAAACATTTCCTACATCCTGTAGGATCATCTATGCTGTAATACAGTTAAAAAATGTCCACATTTGAATAAAACATTTCCAAAAGCTTTCACGATGCTTCTGTTAGGTTGTCTTGTTTGGCTCAGTAACTGGAGCAGGACCTAAGCAACACCAAAGTGTTTTATTCAATTCTTACTGAGGTTTAAAAGTCTATGCATTGAACTATGGATGTATTATGAGGCTTTCTTGGACAAAGAAAAAcgggaaaaaaacgaaaaagagTCTCTTACATGGGAGATCATCCTACAGGAGCGGATGTTGTCAAACATCATGCCCATGCTCATCATGCGCTGCATGTCGTTgtactctcccctcctcatgaAGAACTGCTGACCCATGTAGTTGGGGCGCTCGTACACCATGAAGCAGCCGCTGTCCACCCTGCAAGACTGGCAGTGGTTGATGTAGGAGGACATGTCGGAACAGTCGCTCATGCACTCATAGGAGCGACCCTGGAAGTTACGATCCTCGTAGAAGACAATCTGTACGGTGAAAAGGACAGACATTTCGGAATGTTATCAGCCTTTTTAAACCAACCAGCACTCATATACAAAGGTGTGACTGTTGTTCTTTAGACTTTGCTTATAAATGTGACACAACTTCTAGTCTTTATTTATCATGTATCTTGCAAACCTTTACAAATTAATTTACATTATATATGTATAACATCATATGTTATACAGTAAGTATAAATGTTATACATGTAAGTCAAATGCCATTACCTTTCCCATGATGGTAGTTTGGTGGTGGTTCAGCTTGCTTGCTCTCCAATCCATCATTCTGGGGTCATTTTATACAAAAAACTGGGGGCCATGTTGTGTTGTTATTCAAATGTCCAAAGTTGATGAATTTGCAGTGTGG
Protein-coding regions in this window:
- the LOC136962574 gene encoding gamma-crystallin M1-like, encoding MGKIVFYEDRNFQGRSYECMSDCSDMSSYINHCQSCRVDSGCFMVYERPNYMGQQFFMRRGEYNDMQRMMSMGMMFDNIRSCRMISHHRGSFRMRIYERENFGGQMHELMDDCDSVMDRHRMSDCQSCNVMEGNWLMYEQPHYRGRMMYMRPGEYKSFREMGMGMGWGGMKFMSMRRITDMC